A region of the Bacillus sp. NP247 genome:
AAGCTCACAAAATAAACGTCCCTATTTCAAAAATGGTAGCAATTTCTTGCCTCATCTTATTCTTCGGACTATTAATACTGCTACCAATGTTACGACCGTACTCTTATTTTATATCTTTATTTGACAGCTTCTATCGCTCTGGTGCACTTGTATTTGGCGGAGGACACGTCGTACTTCCTCTTCTTGAAAGTGAGTTTGTACAAAACGGGATGATGACAAAAGAACAATTTCTAGCTGGATACGGATTAACACAAACAGTGCCAGGGCCACTATTTACATTCGCTTCTTATATAGGAGCAGTGCTAAATGGAACCGCCGGAGCAGTTGTTGCAACGATCGCTATCTTTCTTCCTGCCTTCCTGCTCGTTGTTGGCGTTTTACCATTTTGGGACAGTGTAAGGAGAGTATCTTATATACAAGGTGCACTACTTGGAGTAAACGCAGCCGTTGTCGGCATTTTACTTGCAGCTTTTTATGATCCAATTTGGACGAGTACAATTATGAATTCTGTAGATTTCGTTTTTGCTTCTCTTCTATTTTGCTTACTCGCTTTTTGGAGAACGCCCCCTTGGGTTATCGTTATACTCGGGACCTTCGGCGGATATGTTCTATCCATTTTGTAAACCTAAAAAAACGACGGCCCCATTTAGCCGTCGTTTTTTCTATTAAAACTTCACAAGCTCTATTCCTTCAGGCAACTCGCTCTCCGTTAAAATACGCAATTCTTTCACACGATCCATTATGTAAGAAGAACGTTTCACAAGCTCTGGGTCAATATAAGCTGGATGGACCATAATTTCTACCGTTTGTTCATCTTGTACTCTTTCTTTTAACTGCACAAAGTAATCTTCCGTCACACCGTCAGCGTAAAAGTCACTGTAAAACACATCTGAAAATGGGCGCACCGCTCGCTCTTCCTCACAACGACGAATTGGAACATTATATTTACTTGCTAATCTCTCAAGAACGTCGTGTAAAAGCGGTAACCCATGCACGTGATGATGACTATCTAAATGAGTTGGTATTAAACCGTAAGATAAAAACTTCTCAATTTGAGCCGTCCACTCTCTTTCTACCTCTTCTGGATTTATATTTCCTTCCCATACAACTATTTGTTTATGAAACAAGCCATCGCTACTTACAAGTGATGGAACGTCTTTAAGAAGCGGTTCTCCTGCCGTTAATACGAGATGCACTCCTACCCCTAACGTTTTATACTCTTTCGCTAAGCTTACAGCATGCTCTGTCCCTGGCATATTCATCATCATCGTCGTTGAATTTACAAGCCCATTTATATGTCCATCAATAATGCCATAATTTGTACCTTCTGTAAGACCG
Encoded here:
- a CDS encoding chromate transporter, whose protein sequence is MKNPNYSIQSLMEIFFVSFKLGLTSFGGPVAHLGYFHHEYVQKRKWMDERSYGDLVALCQFLPGPASSQVGMGVGLLRGGLLGAIISWIGFTLPSVLVLVFFASFLNQFELGSTGWIHGLKLVAVAIVAHAIWGMAQKLTPDRNRATIAIATAAIALLWPSSWTQVILIIVSGFIGWFLYRGQPVNQAHKINVPISKMVAISCLILFFGLLILLPMLRPYSYFISLFDSFYRSGALVFGGGHVVLPLLESEFVQNGMMTKEQFLAGYGLTQTVPGPLFTFASYIGAVLNGTAGAVVATIAIFLPAFLLVVGVLPFWDSVRRVSYIQGALLGVNAAVVGILLAAFYDPIWTSTIMNSVDFVFASLLFCLLAFWRTPPWVIVILGTFGGYVLSIL
- the chbG gene encoding chitin disaccharide deacetylase encodes the protein MIKLIVNADDFGLTEGTNYGIIDGHINGLVNSTTMMMNMPGTEHAVSLAKEYKTLGVGVHLVLTAGEPLLKDVPSLVSSDGLFHKQIVVWEGNINPEEVEREWTAQIEKFLSYGLIPTHLDSHHHVHGLPLLHDVLERLASKYNVPIRRCEEERAVRPFSDVFYSDFYADGVTEDYFVQLKERVQDEQTVEIMVHPAYIDPELVKRSSYIMDRVKELRILTESELPEGIELVKF